From a region of the Procambarus clarkii isolate CNS0578487 chromosome 18, FALCON_Pclarkii_2.0, whole genome shotgun sequence genome:
- the LOC138365962 gene encoding uncharacterized protein, translated as MYWKLQTRYTGSYRPDVLEATGQMYWKLQARCTGSYRPDILEGTDQMYWKLQARCTGSYRPDVLEATDQIYWKLQARYPDLEASDPDLLEASDPDLLEASDPDLLEASDSELEASDLDLLEASDPDLEASDLDLLEASDPDLEASDLDLLEASDLDLLEALDPDLLEASDPDLLEALDLYLLKASDLDLLEASDPDLLEASDLDLLKASDLDLLEALDPDLLEASDLDLKASDPDLLEASDLYLLEATDFDLLEASDLDLLEATDLDLLEASDLDLLEASDPDLLEALDTDHLEASDLDLLKASDLDLLDASDPDLLEASDFDLLKASDPDLLEATDLDLLEALDPDLLEASNPDLLEASDLDPLEATDLDLLEVSDLDLLEASDLDLLEASDLDLLVASDLDLLEASDLDLLEASDPDLLKASDLDLLDASDPDLLEASDFDFLKASDPDLLEATDLDLLEALDPDLLEASNPDLLEASDFDLLEATDLDLLEVSDLDLLEASDLDLLEDSDLDLLRRGRAVEEKDTIGKLPKLPSWLNTGVTTATRTIPSDITPTRYNIHKI; from the exons ATGTACTGGAAGCTACAGACCAGATATACTGGAAGCTACAGACCAGATGTACTAGAAGCTACTGGCCAGATGTACTGGAAGCTACAGGCCAGATGTACTGGAAGCTACAGACCAGATATACTGGAAGGTACAGACCAGATGTACTGGAAGCTACAGGCCAGATGTACTGGAAGCTACAGGCCAGATGTACTGGAAGCTACAGACCAGATATACTGGAAGCTACAGGCCAGAT ACCCTGACCTGGAGgcttcagaccctgacctcctggaggcttcagaccctgacctcctggaagcttcagaccctgacctcctggaagcttcagactcTGAACTGgaggcttcagaccttgacctcctggaggcttcagaccctgacctggaagcttcagaccttgacctcctggag gcttcagaccctgacctggaggcttcagaccttgacctcctggaggcttcagaccttgacctcctggaggctttagaccctgacctcctggaagcttcagaccctgacctcctggaGGCTTTAGACCTTTACCTCCTAAaggcttcagaccttgacctcctggaagcttcagaccctgacctcctggaggcttcagaccttgacctcctaaag gcttcagaccttgacctcctggaagctttagaccctgacctcctggaagcttcagaccttgacctaaAGGCTTCAGACCCTGACCTTCTGGAGGCTTCAGACCTTTACCTCCTGGAAGCTACAGACtttgacctcctggaggcttcagaccttgacctcctggaagctacagaccttgacctcctggaggcttcagaccttgacctcctggaggcttcagaccctgacctcctggaagctttaGACACTGACCACCTGgaggcttcagaccttgacctcctaaaggcttcagaccttgacctcctggacgcttcagaccctgacctcctggaggcttcagacTTTGACCTCCTAAAGgcttcagaccctgacctcctggaagctacagaccttgacctcctggaggctttagaccctgacctcctggaggcttcaaaccctgacctcctggaggcttcagaccttgaccCCCTGGAAGCtacagaccttgacctcctggaggtttcagaccttgacctcctggaggcttcagaccttgacctcctggaggcttcagaccTTGATCTCCTGGtggcttcagaccttgacctcctggaggcctcagaccttgacctcctggaggcttcagaccctgacctcctaaag gcttcagaccttgacctcctggacgcttcagaccctgacctcctggaggcttcagacTTTGACTTCCTAAAGgcttcagaccctgacctcctggaagctacagaccttgacctcctggaggctttagaccctgacctcctggaggcttcaaaccctgacctcctggaggcttcagactttgacctcctggaagctacagaccttgacctcctggaggtTTCAGACCTAgacctcctggaggcttcagaccttgacctcctggaggaTTCAGACCTTGATCTCCTG AGAAGAGGAAGAGCTGTAGAGGAGAAGGATACAATAGGAAAACTTCCAAAATTACCATCATGGCTCAACACAGGTGTAACGACAGCCACTCGTACCATTCCTTCAGATATAACACCCACAAGATATAACATCCACAAGATATAA